Below is a window of Mauremys mutica isolate MM-2020 ecotype Southern chromosome 11, ASM2049712v1, whole genome shotgun sequence DNA.
GACGCTTCTGTCAAACACATGTGATGGGCTCAGTGAAGGGATAACCCGGTGaacttctctggcctgtgccatacaggagctcagactagaagatcacagtggtcccttctggccttaaaaatcaatGCCCTTTGTCAACACTGTTAGACACAAGTGATACCACCATGAACAAACGTTAACTCCCCATCCCCTGGGGCACATCCTCTGAATCAGCTCccagaacagcacaataaagccaGTTTCCCAGCTGGTGACACTCAGCATTGCTCCATGGACTTCAAGGAAtctgcaccagtttacaccagctgtgtgAGGATGCGGCCCTGAGTTCCAAACACAGAGAATGTCATTATGTATTAAGGAGGTCCATCCCCACCACACTATGGACACTCTCCATGCACCTCACTTCCAGGACAGCCTGGAAACTCTCCTAAAGCCTATCCCAGACCACAGACATTCTCCACGACATGACCAGCCACATCCCCATCAGGAGAGATCCTCAGGAGCATGGCCAAGGAGCCCTCCAGTGGGGAATCTCTGGCTCAGGCACGCGGCAAAGGGCAGAGTAAGCTCTCAAGTGGGGAAGAGACCAACCAAAGTTAGAGAGCACGAAAAGCTTGTCTGCCACCAGTTGCATAAACCAAATCCTGCAGCAGGATCCGAATGGCAGCCCACCACCTCCGTTTTCAAAGCTGTccagccctcccctgctctgcctcataCCTTCCCTCTAAGAGCCCACATGCTTTTAAAGCTTTCCTCAGAGCAACTATTCTTCCAGCATTTCCTCTCCACTGAATCCTCTTCTATTTGTATGGAGCACTTGTAAAAATCGATGTGCAGAAGTGAACCTGGCTCCGAAAACCAGAGCAGTCACCAGAGCAGAATTTACTCGCTTGTGCTGTGCTCAATACTCCTAACCAAATGTTTTCCTTTGCCGCACCAGTGTCCGATTGCTATAATGCACATCGATTATGAGACAGTAATTAAATAAGTGTTCTCAAGGGGTTTGATTGCTCAGTTAAAGTCAGTAAATGCAAGTTAGCTCTGCCAGCAGCATTATACAGAGCAAGCACCGTCATTCTAGCATGGTCTGCCTTTTGTTTTACTGGTGCAACACACGAGAGTGCATTAGTGCAACACACATTTCATTTTCCAGGTATTTGTGCAAGAGCAAATCTGGGAAAGAAACAGATCAGCTGCCCACACATATACTGGAGGCTCCTCTAGGTGATAACCCACCAGGGCCCCTGTGTAGCACATACTCTAGTTAATATACCTGCATTTCAAGGACTGGTATTAGGTCAGGGCCCTAGTGTGGGGATTGCGAGATCTGCACTGGAGCCTCCAGGAAGCCAGACAAGAGGGGACTGGTGACTTGCTCCCCTCTAGGATAAGTGGCCAGGGACTGATGGGCATCCTGACACCCTCCCCATCCTGGGAGTGGAGGGCCCAAGAGATGCTTGGGGACCTGCTCCCAAGCGAAGGATGTGTGGGAGCATCCTGGGCACCTGCCTGTCAGTCCCAGATTACAAAGATTCTAGAAGGCAAAGGAATCGGGAATGGAATGTGAGAGCCAATGATACATTACACCCAGCTCTTGCGtgtaggggggaggggctgggaaggcCCAGACTTGGTTTGTCTCTCTCAGTTCATTCCCTGAGTGGCAGCTGGCAGGCACACGCAGcgcgcatctcccattggctgggcacCTTCTGTTTCTAATGCTCAGATCTGTGTTAAATCCCACACAACGGCTTTTGGGTGTAGGACAGCATGTGCCCTCACACAGGCTTGTTGCACGCTGAGCTGAAAATTGCCACCATTCATACATGAGCCAAGTCACAGAGCGAGCGTCTAATTTCTTCCCCCTCCACGCACTGTCCTAGCCAGCAGTGGCTCACTGGCCTCACGGCAGTGGCAGCTGTGTGTCTGAACCCCCCGCTAGCCAGGTGAGATGGCCGGCCTGCCATCTGTGGCATCTCAACCCCAATATGCTCATTGCACTGCCTTCATTCCTGATCTCACCAACGGCAGCTTTACCactcatttcagtgggagctggctcTGGCCATGAACTTGGTAACTTCTCCaaaggcagcccaggggttgggCCCCTTGAGCTCACTAGAGCCAAGCCATGCCAGGCTATTTGGCACTGGATTCTCCCATACGTGCTTACAGCCTGGCCTGTTCTAGTTGGTTCCAGAGGCTGCACTGAACCGTTATAGTCCAATTGCCTGGGTCTCTCTGCCGTTCACCTTCCCTCTGGGACTCGCCAGAGGGACTCTCAGAGGTTTGCTAGTGGATCTGGTCCAATACTATTATGCCTCATTTTTAATCAATCTAGGATAAATATTGCTGACATTACCACATGCAGATGAACTGGGCACTGTTAAGCCTCGCTCTCCGATTGCGTCTCATTCCCCTCCATCACTCTCACTGTGCTATGCCAGGTGACCAGCACGCTCCGGCCGCGGGCTCACTGCACTTTGACAGGAGCAGAGAACGGCAGCAGCCTCCTGCGGCCAGAAGTCTCTTACCTGGAATAGCTAACCACTGTGACATCACAGCAGCAGCCGTGCTCTGTACCTTCTCCTCTGGTACTAACTGATCTACAAGGCCTATTTTGTGGGCCTCAGGCGGGGAGTACAAGAGCCCCAGCTCGAGGGAACGCTCTGTAGCTCGGTTTCCAATAGTGTTCACCATTGTATCCTTAAACCtaggagagaggagaggaaacTCTCAGGTGGGGGAACGTGTAAAGAGCAGCAGTGAGACAGCAAAACAAAGAGCTGATGTTAAGTAACCATCCTGTCCTCTCTCCAATCCCTCTTTGGAACTCACCTCTGCTGGGATGCCTTCAAACCACCCAGCAATAGTCAGGCAAGCATGCTGGCTGCTTTGCAGACTGGCTGGTATCATCTGTGTCGCCTTGCAGTCCCCATCTGCAGCCACCCATACTCTCGCCTTATACTTTCATTGTAAGCTCTAAAAGGCAGGGGCTGCCTCTCTCTGTTacatgtatgtacagcacccagcgCAATGGGGCTGGGACTCTATGCGCAACCCCCATAGTCCATGACTCTGGTGCCTCTGAATACACATTTCAGAGCAGCACTGCTCCCGTCCCCCCACATAAATACACTTGTCTGATTACAGTTAACATTACCAGAAAGGTGCAACAATACCCAGCTGCGTTTCGTTCAGGCCAATGCTGTATTTTGGGTTCTCCGCCATGATTCTGTAGTCACAGCACATGGCCATCAGACAGCCCCCTGCCGGACTGGACCCCTGGCGCAGAAAGGAAGAGACTGGGTCTAGTTAAATCTCCACAACGTGCTTCCAGTTCTAAAACACTCAGTCTCCTCTCACCATAACAACATCATTCTATTGCACACAGGACATGCTCAGAACAGCACTGGGGATAAGGCTTTGAAGTCATGTCCCTATAAATCTTCAAAGGAACATGGTCAGAGTAAAAAAAGGCATTAAAACAATTCCTgacatatattattattttttttaattctttccattttaacccccgccccctccatttATGCGGTTCACTGTTTGAACTTTCCCAGCCTGGGAAATGAACTAGTCAATTTCACCTCTGTTCCTTGTCAGTGTTACTCTCAGCTCTAGCAGGCGGCTGCCTTGTTTGGGTTGCAAAGGCTgcagtggagtggggtggggttttcttttgtttttttaaaccaaaaatatttttccaagGGGAATTTATATTTAAAAGCTCCAAGGAAACATTTCCATTGGCCTACGCCTTCGGGAAACCGACACTTGAGACCGTACGTGACCTGATGGTGTCGCTTTTTAAAAGTCCTAACTACCTCTTTTCCTCATACATTCAGCCTCGGAGAGAAAGTCAAGAGCACTTGCTAGTCGCAGAGATATGGCAGGTGCCAGCAGTTACTTTGTGGAAAAATAAAAGCGAGTGACCAAACAATACACAGAAATTGCATGTCTAAATATACAAATTCAGAATGCATTTCTCCCTTGGCCAAGAATTACCAGTTGGGCCAAGAAACAATAACCAATTACTGCATATTAACTTATGTCAGTAGACATCTGAACTGCCCTTGCTATGGGAGTAACAGCACAGTGCAATCACCTCTTCCCTCCACAACGCCTGTAACATAGGAATGGCTTCTCCCCTCCTGCAGAGAAACCCTAGCAAGGAGCCAGAGGGGCAAGGAAACAAATCAGAGCTCATTTGATGGAGTTTCTAGGCAACCGTCTCCTCTAGTGGGAGGGCTTTGGTGGAGGTGAGGGGATGAAGGGGAGCTGGAAAGGAGGGAGAACCCAGGATCTAAGGAGCTCTCTGCTAGCTTCTCCCACACCCTGGCAACATGGCTTCTTCGGGTGTGATACCACTGCTGACCATGTCCCTCAGTAGATGGGCAGCAGTAGCTCAGACCTAATGCTAGTCCAAGCAGCGTGAATTCCCAACCAAATTGCCATTTGCAAGTGCGGGCTGCGTCAGGGACAATAAAGCAAGAAGTACTAAGAATGGTGCTCCAGCCTTCCCTGTCCCTACAGTCCCTGGACTCATGGACTCCAAGAAAGGAGGGTCTCaggatgggggaaaaaatcatgacAACACCATGAGTAGCCACTTTTTCCATGGTGCCCTCCCCAGCTAGCCATCAAGCCCTCCTGCACACACAGCATCTGCGATAACCCCGTTCTTAGACAGGGCTTCTTGGGGCTGGGCGCACTCTTTGCTATGTCTGTGCAGCAGAAACAAAGAATTCAATCAGAGCCAGCAGCCTACAGGAGATCCTGTTGTGACCTGTCACTTTAAGAGGCTGCTAAGACGACTAGCGAGCTGCATGTGCAATCGTGTGAGGCACCGAGGAGCTCAGGCTTCCTGTGCAGTGCTGAGCAAGTCCCACTGGAACCAGAGGGAGctgaaagtgctcagcacttccgaGGTGTAACGTATGGCCATCCACTCACTGCGATACACAAAACCATCTCGGAGTAACTGATTCATTCATGCCTGTATCTGAGAATCAGGAACAGAACCAATCTGCAACAGTAGGGACCCCTGCATATTTCTATGTGGAGGTGCATGTGAAACATACACGTGTATAttttacgcacacacacacacacagaccctgtACACACTCTGGTGTTCGTACATAAAGCCTACTGCCtttcctgtccctgcccccacggTACCAAGAAACCAAGGCAAGCGACTGACAATTGAGAGCCTTCTATGAAGTCAGGTATAAAGACGACTTGCATTGATAGCGGCTATTGTCACCATGTTGGATTGGTACAGCCTGAGCCACATCTCCTGAACAGCCTTCCAGAACTCTGCATAGTGCTCTGTGCTCTTCCCATACATCTCCATAATATCCAGGCCAGCTGAGAAGATTTTGGGGGCACCCTAAAATAAtgtaagaaaaacatcaaatgtaGCGACTGACCTTTCAACTTGTTAGCAACATGGTCTGGTAGAACCTAACCTGATCACGTGTGTACAAAACTCTGCACACAAATATCTTTATTATTTTGCAAATTTCCTAAGAGTTACCTTAACGGATAACTCAAGAGATCTTACCAGCAAGAAAAATAACAAAGAAACATACAAATAAAGGGGAAATTCATTTCTTTGGAATAATTATTTTTACTTAGCAATGCTTGTGGTTTATTTCTAATTTGATGCCAGAAAATGCCAGGtgagtttaaaaaagaaagaggacAGAGTATTTCCCTCCCAAATCAGCCTGTTTTGTAGcccattttatttcttttcattcttGAAGGCCCCTGCAGCAATGACCTCCCTCAGGCAGAGGTGGCTCAATGCGACAGCCTTCAGAGCCTACCAATGCCATGCTCTGATATCGCCTGAACTGGTTGCTAGAGAGCAATATGGCTAAGCATGAAGCAAAGAAACAAACCGGGGTCCGGCACGAGTCACACCTTGCATATAGCAACACCTGGCACTACCGGCCAGCCAAGACTGGCCCTGTAAAGAGTATCCTCATTTCAGTGCAATACGTACTGATGTCAGGATGACCCCTCTGCAGCCTCGGTcgttctccagtttctccaggcTTATTAGAAACTCTGTTAGAAAGTCCAAGCTCAGGCTGTTCACAGGAAGGTTCTCCATCTTCATCACAGCTACCCCTGCACCACAGCAAACAGACGAATTAGAACCCACTGGAGATGACCGTAGCAATGTGTGCCATGCCGCTAATTAGCACATTCCAGATCTCTGAATGTTCCCGAGACCAGACTGGATCAGGCCTGGATGCTAGCGTAGGAAtcttcctccaggtcagattggcagagaccctggggggtttgCACCTTCCTTACAGGTTTAAACTAgctgtgaattctctgtaacttaaagtctttaaatgaTGATTTAAGGActgcagtaactcagccagaagttaggggtctattacaggagtggctaggtgaggttctgtggcctgcattgtgcaggaggtcagactagatgatcacgatggtcccttctgaccttaaagtctatgggtaACTGGCCATGCCAGTTTACATAACTAAGCTGCTGGATTTTCTCCACCCGTATCATGCCTGTTAGGGTATCTGGCATCTCTCTAGCTCCTCCCATGCAAAGATCTGTGCACTCCACTAATATCattttagcctcacaacactctGTGAAACATTGTTCCCTGTCTGCAGATGGGGAGCGGAGGCACAGAAAGATATAAAGCCACagtcacagtgtggcagaacccaGTTCTCCTGACTGCCCATCTTCTGGAAGAACCCCTTAAAATGCAACTCTATGTGAATTACGTTAACAAGAACTCGGGTGTTTCGAGCTCTGGCAGCTACCATCAAAAGGAGTAAACAGCACATCCCATTGTTTCTAGCAGGTAAAGCTAGCAATGGCTTTCTCCAAAACACCTACTCAACATTCCTCCTGTACCACTAGCAGctacccactgacttcagtgcagtctaggcagcaggatcaggccctttaatcGCCAAGACTGGTATGGATTGTATTAAAGAGGGCTAAGACAGATTAGACAGGAGCTGGAGTGGAGAGGCTAGATTTTTTTGGTAAATATTGTTCTCTTGATTGTGGTCACGTTCCACTGACAGGCATCCAAGTGGGACTGTCTATGCTCACATAGAGAAGTGACACACACTCTGTACTTTatgtatagatcaggggtcgacaacctatggcacgtgcgccaaagacggcacgcgagctgatttttaatggcacgctgctgcctgctggagtcCCATTAAAAatgcatgccattaaaaatcctgaccagcccggcccggcccgctcttctccgccttccgcttcccccgccccgcgggggcagaagcttggtcctgccggctcccctgcctcttccctccccgtggtgtgctgggttcctgcccctcctccgcctctctGTCCCTCGATCAGCTGATTGCCCTTGCGAGGGAGGAGtttgggaaggagcagagtcaccGCTTGCTGTTTCCCGGGAAGGCAGAGAAGAAGCAGGgtcagggccttggggaaagggtggtggtggaatagaggcatatcccctccagccccctgccctaatcccccctcacacacagcccagccctctgccctgagccctgaccccatcctcacacacacccagccctctgccctgagcccggcACACCCTCCAtgcccatgccctgagccccgcacacaccccaggactctgcccttagccctgtacccccctcatacacacctaaccctctgcttgactccttcaccacccccccacaaccccagccctgactctggcacccccacacatacccatccccccccgcccgacacctgcacccccctcacatgcccccagccctctgccctgactcttgcacccccgccacatacccagccccccaccccatgccccccccattcccaccccccatcctgagcaccaaatgggagctcctgcacccccaccccccacccattcccacctacacccctcacaccaaatgggagctgcccaggtaagtgccccacacctaaacctcctgccccaaccctgagccccctccatcattctagctcctggccagacccttacccccagccctgtgctcaatGCACTCctaccctcagctcagtgcagagagatgaagagaatgggccagaaccagggagaaggtaggtacccactgtatgtgggcagggccggcaccccagactggcagcgggctgagcgggtccagcagccgggatcccggctggcaggagccggcggatggaaccctgagcggcagtgggttGAGCCACTCAGTCCACTGctagtctggggtcctggccgcaggccccgctcagcccacagccggtctaggtgaacagaaccccagaccagcagtgggctgagtgggccagcggcataagatcaacattttaatttaatttaaaatgaagcttcttaaacattctgaaaaccttattttacaaaacaacaatagtttac
It encodes the following:
- the ECI1 gene encoding enoyl-CoA delta isomerase 1, mitochondrial, with protein sequence MAAVVGSLVRRLLRSGPRPGLCGAGGREPGAAPRRAIGHGQVAVELDSSAGVAVMKMENLPVNSLSLDFLTEFLISLEKLENDRGCRGVILTSGAPKIFSAGLDIMEMYGKSTEHYAEFWKAVQEMWLRLYQSNMVTIAAINGSSPAGGCLMAMCCDYRIMAENPKYSIGLNETQLGIVAPFWFKDTMVNTIGNRATERSLELGLLYSPPEAHKIGLVDQLVPEEKVQSTAAAVMSQWLAIPDHARQITKSMMRKPTVDRLLAHRESDIQNFVSFITKDSIQKSLQMYMEMLKQRRG